A stretch of the Panicum virgatum strain AP13 chromosome 9N, P.virgatum_v5, whole genome shotgun sequence genome encodes the following:
- the LOC120690922 gene encoding uncharacterized protein LOC120690922 isoform X5 produces MPSGHGSLDTHAVQALHEDNDVVLSHQQGRTEEGATRLKRNNYVIAIHVDVELLDRSNSEIVSFVKRVANDLKLPGNFLPSIQMLLYKTISELAQGFHQ; encoded by the exons ATGCCTTCTGGTCATGGTTCGCTCGATACACACGCCGTGCAGGCTCTCCATGAGGACAATGATGTTGTGCTGTCGCACCAGCAAGGACGTACAGAAGAGGGAGCTACAAG GTTGAAAAGGAACAACTACGTCATCGCAATACACGTTGACGTTGAG TTGCTTGACAGATCCAACTCTGAGATAGTCAGCTTCGTGAAGCGGGTTGCCAATGACCTCAAGCTGCCAGGCAATTTTCTCCCATCCATTCAG ATGCTGTTGTACAAAACTATTAGTGAACTGGCACAAGGCTTTCATCAGTAA
- the LOC120690922 gene encoding uncharacterized protein LOC120690922 isoform X6, whose product MPSGHGSLDTHAVQALHEDNDVVLSHQQGRTEEGATRLKRNNYVIAIHVDVELLDRSNSEIVSFVKRVANDLKLPGNFLPSIQEVLLRSLERDFFR is encoded by the exons ATGCCTTCTGGTCATGGTTCGCTCGATACACACGCCGTGCAGGCTCTCCATGAGGACAATGATGTTGTGCTGTCGCACCAGCAAGGACGTACAGAAGAGGGAGCTACAAG GTTGAAAAGGAACAACTACGTCATCGCAATACACGTTGACGTTGAG TTGCTTGACAGATCCAACTCTGAGATAGTCAGCTTCGTGAAGCGGGTTGCCAATGACCTCAAGCTGCCAGGCAATTTTCTCCCATCCATTCAG GAGGTCCTTCTACGCTCTTTGGAACGGGATTTCTTCCGCTGA
- the LOC120690922 gene encoding uncharacterized protein LOC120690922 isoform X1 yields the protein MPSGHGSLDTHAVQALHEDNDVVLSHQQGRTEEGATRLKRNNYVIAIHVDVEVDSHLHLEPSRSNSEIVSFVKRVANDLKLPGNFLPSIQVKAHTLKDINWDMLPRQNVIKLNYSFYYTVL from the exons ATGCCTTCTGGTCATGGTTCGCTCGATACACACGCCGTGCAGGCTCTCCATGAGGACAATGATGTTGTGCTGTCGCACCAGCAAGGACGTACAGAAGAGGGAGCTACAAG GTTGAAAAGGAACAACTACGTCATCGCAATACACGTTGACGTTGAGGTGGACAGCCATCTTCACCTCGAACCTTCGAG ATCCAACTCTGAGATAGTCAGCTTCGTGAAGCGGGTTGCCAATGACCTCAAGCTGCCAGGCAATTTTCTCCCATCCATTCAG GTAAAGGCTCATACCTTGAAAGACATCAACTGGGATATGCTTCCTAGGCAAAATGTTATTAAGTTAAACTACAGTTTCTACTACACGGTTCTGTAA
- the LOC120690922 gene encoding uncharacterized protein LOC120690922 isoform X2: MPSGHGSLDTHAVQALHEDNDVVLSHQQGRTEEGATRLKRNNYVIAIHVDVELLDRSNSEIVSFVKRVANDLKLPGNFLPSIQVKAHTLKDINWDMLPRQNVIKLNYSFYYTVL; this comes from the exons ATGCCTTCTGGTCATGGTTCGCTCGATACACACGCCGTGCAGGCTCTCCATGAGGACAATGATGTTGTGCTGTCGCACCAGCAAGGACGTACAGAAGAGGGAGCTACAAG GTTGAAAAGGAACAACTACGTCATCGCAATACACGTTGACGTTGAG TTGCTTGACAGATCCAACTCTGAGATAGTCAGCTTCGTGAAGCGGGTTGCCAATGACCTCAAGCTGCCAGGCAATTTTCTCCCATCCATTCAG GTAAAGGCTCATACCTTGAAAGACATCAACTGGGATATGCTTCCTAGGCAAAATGTTATTAAGTTAAACTACAGTTTCTACTACACGGTTCTGTAA
- the LOC120692634 gene encoding uncharacterized protein Mb0911c-like translates to MRDTSHAVEPGSAAGPARTKGQGGGRRLEAAELLPRQVRAHRSPAEIHSSIVGGALGIKGHDGAMASGAVCPAFAYTIVYVTDVEKAAAFYAAAFGSDVRRLDQSHKWAELESGATTIAFTPLHQRETDGLSGEVQLPDAAAARGPVEVCFVYADVDAAYRRAVEHGAVPVSAPEQKPWGQKSGFVRDMDGNVVRIGSHVRE, encoded by the exons ATGCGCGACACCTCTCACGCCGTGGAACCCGGTTcggccgccggccccgcgcgcACAAAAGGCCAGGGCGGGGGCCGACGCCTAGAGGCCGCAGAGCTACTCCCGCGGCAGGTACGCGCGCATCGATCGCCAGCTGAAATTCACAGCAGCATAGTAGGAGGAGCGCTAGGAATTAAGGGGCACGACGGGGCCATGGCCTCCGGCGCGGTGTGCCCCGCGTTCGCCTACACCATCGTGTACGTGACGGACGTGGAGAAGGCGGCCGCCTTCTACGCCGCCGCCTTCGGCTCCGACGTCCGCCGCCTCGACCAGTCCCACAA GTGGGCGGAGCTGGAGAGCGGGGCGACGACGATCGCGTTCACGCCGCTGCACCAGCGGGAGACGGACGGGCTCTCCGGGGAGGTGCAGctgccggacgccgccgcggcgcggggccCCGTGGAGGTCTGCTTCGTCTACGCGGACGTCGACGCGGCGTACAGGCGCGCCGTGGAGCACGGGGCGGTGCCCGTGAGCGCGCCGGAGCAGAAGCCGTGGGGGCAGAAGTCCGGCTTCGTGCGGGACATGGACGGGAACGTCGTGCGCATCGGGAGCCACGTCCGCGAGTGA
- the LOC120690922 gene encoding uncharacterized protein LOC120690922 isoform X4, with amino-acid sequence MPSGHGSLDTHAVQALHEDNDVVLSHQQGRTEEGATRLKRNNYVIAIHVDVEVDSHLHLEPSRSNSEIVSFVKRVANDLKLPGNFLPSIQEVLLRSLERDFFR; translated from the exons ATGCCTTCTGGTCATGGTTCGCTCGATACACACGCCGTGCAGGCTCTCCATGAGGACAATGATGTTGTGCTGTCGCACCAGCAAGGACGTACAGAAGAGGGAGCTACAAG GTTGAAAAGGAACAACTACGTCATCGCAATACACGTTGACGTTGAGGTGGACAGCCATCTTCACCTCGAACCTTCGAG ATCCAACTCTGAGATAGTCAGCTTCGTGAAGCGGGTTGCCAATGACCTCAAGCTGCCAGGCAATTTTCTCCCATCCATTCAG GAGGTCCTTCTACGCTCTTTGGAACGGGATTTCTTCCGCTGA
- the LOC120690922 gene encoding uncharacterized protein LOC120690922 isoform X3 — MPSGHGSLDTHAVQALHEDNDVVLSHQQGRTEEGATRLKRNNYVIAIHVDVEVDSHLHLEPSRSNSEIVSFVKRVANDLKLPGNFLPSIQMLLYKTISELAQGFHQ; from the exons ATGCCTTCTGGTCATGGTTCGCTCGATACACACGCCGTGCAGGCTCTCCATGAGGACAATGATGTTGTGCTGTCGCACCAGCAAGGACGTACAGAAGAGGGAGCTACAAG GTTGAAAAGGAACAACTACGTCATCGCAATACACGTTGACGTTGAGGTGGACAGCCATCTTCACCTCGAACCTTCGAG ATCCAACTCTGAGATAGTCAGCTTCGTGAAGCGGGTTGCCAATGACCTCAAGCTGCCAGGCAATTTTCTCCCATCCATTCAG ATGCTGTTGTACAAAACTATTAGTGAACTGGCACAAGGCTTTCATCAGTAA